The following are encoded in a window of Gavia stellata isolate bGavSte3 chromosome 33, bGavSte3.hap2, whole genome shotgun sequence genomic DNA:
- the RAB25 gene encoding ras-related protein Rab-25 has protein sequence MGSGEEDYNFVFKVVLIGESGVGKTNLLSRFTRNEFNHDSRTTIGVEFSTRTILVGDAVVKAQIWDTAGLERYRAITSAYYRGAVGALVVFDITKHQTYDVVDRWLKELYDHAEASIVVMLVGNKTDLAQAREVPMEEAKMFADNNGLLFVETSALDSTNVEQAFETILKEIFHKVQKQKQRSSQTNTVSLASESPESTAPAQTEKRPCCVAL, from the exons TCGTTCTGATCGGGGAGTCCGGGGTGGGCAAAACCAACCTGCTCTCCCGCTTCACCCGCAACGAGTTCAACCACGACAGCCGCACCACCATCGGTGTGGAGTTCTCCACCCGCACCATCCTGGTGGGAGACGCCGTGGTGAAGGCTCAGATCTGGGACACGGCCGGGCTGGAGCGGTACCGCGCCATCACCTCTGC GTATTAccggggggctgtgggtgccctGGTTGTCTTTGACATCACCAAGCACCAGACGTACGATGTGGTGGACCGCTGGCTGAAGGAGCTGTATGACCACGCCGAGGCCAGCATCGTCGTCATGCTGGTGGGGAACAAGACTGACCTCGCGCAGGCTCGGGAGGTTCCCATGGAGGAGGCGAAAATGTTTGCAG ACAACAACGGGCTGCTGTTTGTCGAGACCTCAGCGCTGGATTCCACCAACGTCGAGCAGGCGTTCGAGACCATCCTGAAGG AGATCTTCCACAAagtgcagaagcagaagcagaggagcagccaAACCAACACGGTGTCGCTTGCCAGCGAGAGCCCGGAGAGCACGGCCCCGGCGCAGACGGAGAAGCGCCCATGCTGTGTCGCCCTCTGA